In one Streptomyces venezuelae genomic region, the following are encoded:
- the cobN gene encoding cobaltochelatase subunit CobN, protein MLLLLSTSDTDLLSARAAGGPVDYRFANPSRLDLAELPALLDGADLVVVRLLGGVRAWQDGLDQLIATGLPVVVLTGEQAPDAQLMASSTVPVGIAAEAHAYLAHGGPANLEQLARFLSDTVLLTGHGFEPPAAAPSWGPLERTARADVEGPTVAVLYYRAHHMSGNTAFVDALCGAIEDAGARPLPLYVASLRAPEPELIDALGAADTIVTTVLAAGGTKPAEASAGGDDESWDAGALTGLDVPILQALCLTGSRSAWEENDEGVSPLDAASQIAVPEFDGRLITVPFSFKEIDEDGLPAYVADAERAARVAGIAVRHARLKHIPAADKRLALVLSAYPTKHSRIGNAVGLDTPASAVELLRRLRAEGYDFGPEADIPGLVSGDGDELIRALIDAGGHDQDWLTEEQLAANPVRIPAADYKRWYATLPEELRESVEQHWGPPPGEMFLDRSRVGDGGDPEGDIVLAALRRGNLLILIQPPRGFGENPIAIYHDPDLPPSHHYLAAYRWIAAPAADNGFGADAMIHLGKHGNLEWLPGKNAGLSAACGPDAALGDLPLIYPFLVNDPGEGTQAKRRVHATLIDHLVPPMARADSYGDIARLEQLLDEYAQISSMDPAKLPAIRAQIWTLIQAAKLDHDLGLEQRPDDDGFDDFLLHVDGWLCEIKDMQIRDGLHVLGNPPAGADRVNLVLAVLRARQIWGGTTALPGLREALGLDESAATRVTADEAEDKARALVQAMDDADWDPAAVAAVAADHGEQVAAILEFAAREVVPRLAATTAELDHAVHALNGGFVPAGPSGSPLRGLVNVLPTGRNFYSVDPKAVPSRLAWETGQALADSLVERYKSDNGEYPTSVGLSLWGTSAMRTAGDDVAEAMALLGIRPVWDDASRRVTGLEAVPYEELGRPRIDVTLRISGFFRDAFPHTIGLLDDAVRLAASLDEPADRNHVRAHAQADLAEHGDERRATTRIFGSRPGTYGAGLLQLIDSRDWRTDADLAEVYTVWGGYAYGRGLEGRPARAEMETAYKRIAVAAKNTDTREHDIADSDDYFQYHGGMVATVRALRGTAPEAYIGDSTRPETVRTRTLVEETSRVFRARVVNPKWIEAMRRHGYKGAFELAATVDYLFGYDATTGVVADWMYDKLTETYVLDPTNRQFLQEANPWALHGIAERLLEAESRGMWAKPDPAVLEALRQAYLETEGNLEDGGDEG, encoded by the coding sequence ATGCTTCTGCTGTTGTCGACCTCCGACACCGACCTGCTCAGCGCCCGCGCGGCGGGAGGCCCGGTCGACTACCGGTTCGCCAACCCGTCCCGCCTCGACCTCGCCGAGCTCCCCGCCCTGCTCGACGGCGCCGACCTCGTCGTCGTACGCCTCCTCGGCGGCGTCCGCGCCTGGCAGGACGGCCTGGACCAGCTCATCGCCACCGGCCTCCCCGTGGTCGTGCTCACCGGTGAACAGGCTCCCGACGCCCAGCTCATGGCCTCCTCGACCGTGCCCGTCGGCATCGCCGCCGAGGCGCACGCCTACCTGGCGCACGGCGGCCCCGCGAACCTGGAGCAGCTGGCCCGCTTCCTCTCCGACACCGTGCTGCTCACCGGCCACGGCTTCGAGCCGCCCGCGGCCGCCCCGTCGTGGGGCCCGCTGGAGCGCACCGCCCGCGCCGACGTCGAGGGCCCGACCGTCGCGGTGCTCTACTACCGGGCCCACCACATGAGCGGCAACACCGCGTTCGTGGACGCGCTGTGCGGCGCGATAGAGGACGCGGGCGCCCGCCCGCTGCCGCTGTACGTGGCATCCCTGCGCGCCCCCGAACCCGAGCTCATCGACGCGCTCGGCGCCGCCGACACCATCGTGACCACCGTCCTCGCGGCCGGCGGCACCAAGCCCGCCGAGGCCTCCGCGGGCGGCGACGACGAGTCGTGGGACGCGGGCGCGCTGACCGGCCTGGACGTGCCGATCCTCCAGGCGCTCTGCCTGACCGGGTCGCGCTCGGCCTGGGAGGAGAACGACGAAGGCGTCTCGCCGCTGGACGCCGCGAGCCAGATCGCGGTGCCCGAGTTCGACGGCCGCCTGATCACCGTCCCCTTCTCCTTCAAGGAGATCGACGAAGACGGCCTTCCCGCGTACGTCGCCGACGCCGAGCGCGCGGCCCGCGTCGCCGGAATCGCCGTGCGCCACGCACGCCTCAAGCACATCCCGGCCGCCGACAAGCGCCTCGCCCTGGTGCTGTCCGCGTACCCGACCAAGCACTCCCGCATCGGCAACGCCGTCGGCCTCGACACCCCGGCGTCCGCCGTGGAGCTGCTGCGCAGGCTGCGCGCGGAGGGGTACGACTTCGGCCCCGAGGCCGACATCCCCGGCCTGGTCTCCGGCGACGGCGACGAGCTGATCCGCGCGCTCATCGACGCGGGCGGCCACGACCAGGACTGGCTCACCGAGGAGCAGCTCGCCGCCAACCCGGTGCGCATCCCGGCCGCCGACTACAAGCGGTGGTACGCGACGCTGCCCGAGGAACTGCGCGAGTCGGTCGAGCAGCACTGGGGGCCGCCGCCCGGCGAGATGTTCCTCGACCGCTCCCGCGTGGGCGACGGCGGCGACCCCGAGGGCGACATCGTGCTCGCCGCCCTGCGCCGCGGGAACCTGCTCATCCTCATCCAGCCGCCGCGCGGCTTCGGCGAGAACCCCATCGCGATCTACCACGACCCGGATCTGCCGCCGTCGCACCACTACTTGGCCGCGTACCGGTGGATCGCGGCGCCCGCCGCCGACAACGGCTTCGGCGCGGACGCGATGATCCACCTCGGCAAGCACGGCAACCTGGAGTGGCTGCCCGGCAAGAACGCGGGCCTCTCGGCCGCCTGCGGCCCCGACGCCGCGCTCGGCGACCTGCCGCTGATCTACCCGTTCCTGGTCAACGACCCGGGCGAGGGCACGCAGGCCAAGCGCCGCGTCCACGCCACGCTCATCGACCACCTGGTGCCGCCGATGGCGCGCGCCGACTCCTACGGCGACATCGCGCGCCTGGAGCAGCTCCTCGACGAGTACGCGCAGATCAGCTCCATGGACCCGGCGAAGCTTCCGGCGATCCGCGCGCAGATCTGGACGCTCATCCAGGCCGCGAAGCTCGACCATGACCTGGGTCTTGAGCAGCGCCCGGACGACGACGGCTTCGACGACTTCCTGCTCCACGTCGACGGCTGGCTCTGCGAGATCAAGGACATGCAGATCCGCGACGGTCTGCACGTCCTCGGCAACCCGCCGGCCGGCGCCGACCGCGTCAACCTCGTCCTCGCGGTGCTGCGCGCCCGCCAGATCTGGGGCGGCACGACCGCGCTGCCGGGTCTGCGCGAGGCGCTGGGCCTGGATGAGTCGGCGGCGACGCGCGTGACGGCCGACGAGGCCGAGGACAAGGCCCGCGCGCTGGTCCAGGCGATGGACGACGCGGACTGGGACCCGGCAGCCGTGGCCGCCGTGGCCGCGGACCACGGTGAACAGGTCGCCGCCATCCTGGAGTTCGCGGCCCGCGAGGTCGTGCCGCGCCTCGCGGCGACCACCGCGGAGCTCGACCACGCCGTGCACGCCCTGAACGGCGGCTTCGTCCCCGCGGGCCCGTCCGGATCGCCGCTGCGCGGTCTGGTCAACGTCCTGCCGACCGGCCGGAACTTCTACTCGGTCGACCCGAAGGCCGTCCCCTCCCGCCTCGCGTGGGAGACGGGCCAGGCCCTGGCCGACTCCCTGGTCGAGCGGTACAAGTCCGACAACGGCGAGTACCCCACCTCCGTGGGCCTGTCCCTGTGGGGCACGAGCGCGATGCGCACCGCGGGCGACGACGTCGCCGAGGCGATGGCGCTGCTCGGCATCCGCCCCGTCTGGGACGACGCGTCGCGGCGCGTGACGGGCCTGGAGGCCGTTCCGTACGAGGAGCTGGGCCGCCCCCGCATCGATGTGACGCTGCGCATCTCGGGCTTCTTCCGCGACGCGTTCCCGCACACGATCGGCCTGCTCGACGACGCGGTGCGGCTCGCCGCCTCACTGGACGAGCCCGCCGACCGCAACCACGTGCGCGCCCACGCCCAGGCCGACCTCGCCGAGCACGGCGACGAGCGCCGGGCCACCACCCGCATCTTCGGTTCGCGCCCCGGCACGTACGGCGCGGGTCTGCTCCAGCTCATCGACTCCCGCGACTGGCGCACCGACGCGGACCTCGCCGAGGTCTACACGGTGTGGGGCGGTTACGCGTACGGCCGCGGCCTCGAAGGGCGCCCGGCCCGCGCCGAGATGGAGACCGCGTACAAGCGCATCGCGGTGGCCGCGAAGAACACGGACACCCGCGAGCACGACATCGCGGACTCGGACGACTACTTCCAGTACCACGGCGGCATGGTGGCGACCGTGCGCGCGCTGCGGGGCACGGCCCCGGAGGCGTACATCGGCGACTCGACCCGCCCCGAGACGGTCCGCACGCGCACGCTGGTCGAGGAGACCAGCCGCGTCTTCCGGGCGCGCGTCGTCAACCCGAAGTGGATCGAGGCGATGCGCCGCCACGGCTACAAGGGCGCCTTCGAACTCGCCGCCACGGTGGACTACTTGTTCGGGTACGACGCCACGACGGGTGTCGTCGCCGACTGGATGTACGACAAGCTCACCGAGACGTACGTCCTTGACCCGACGAACCGTCAGTTCCTCCAGGAGGCCAACCCCTGGGCCCTGCACGGCATCGCGGAGCGCCTCCTGGAGGCGGAGTCGCGCGGCATGTGGGCGAAGCCGGACCCGGCGGTGCTCGAAGCGCTGCGGCAGGCCTACCTGGAGACCGAGGGCAACCTGGAGGACGGCGGCGACGAGGGCTGA
- a CDS encoding precorrin-8X methylmutase, with protein sequence MSESTVFDYEKDGAAIYRESFATIRAEADLNGLPADVSQVAVRMIHACGMVDLVRDLSYSPRVIADARKALRDGAPILCDANMVASGVTRKRLPADNDVICTLADPSVPDLAQRMGTTRSAAALELWRDRLEGSVVAIGNAPTALFRLLEMIEEGAPRPAAILGIPVGFVGAAESKDALAAHTSGVEYLVVRGRRGGSAMAAAAINAIASEAE encoded by the coding sequence ATGAGCGAGAGCACAGTGTTCGACTACGAGAAGGACGGCGCGGCGATCTACCGCGAGTCCTTTGCCACCATCCGCGCGGAGGCGGACCTCAACGGCCTGCCCGCCGACGTCAGCCAGGTCGCGGTCCGGATGATCCACGCCTGCGGGATGGTCGACCTCGTGCGCGACCTCTCGTACAGCCCGCGCGTGATCGCCGACGCCCGCAAGGCGCTGCGCGACGGCGCGCCGATCCTCTGCGACGCGAACATGGTCGCGAGCGGCGTCACCCGCAAGCGGCTGCCCGCCGACAACGACGTGATCTGCACGCTCGCCGACCCGTCCGTGCCGGACCTCGCGCAGCGCATGGGCACCACCCGCAGCGCCGCCGCCCTCGAACTCTGGCGCGACCGCCTCGAAGGCTCCGTCGTCGCCATCGGCAACGCGCCCACCGCCCTCTTCCGCCTCCTGGAGATGATCGAGGAGGGCGCGCCCCGCCCGGCCGCGATCCTCGGCATCCCCGTCGGCTTCGTCGGCGCGGCCGAGTCCAAGGACGCCCTCGCCGCGCACACCTCCGGCGTGGAGTACCTGGTCGTACGGGGACGTCGCGGCGGCAGCGCGATGGCCGCGGCGGCGATCAACGCGATTGCGAGCGAAGCGGAATGA
- a CDS encoding cobalt-precorrin-6A reductase, which produces MHVLILGGTTEGRRLAELLADEAGVRVTSSLAGRVAAPRLPPGEVRVGGFGGAEGLAAWLRQHHVDALIDATHPFAGTISFNAATAAAGAHVPLLALRRPGWVASEGDDWHEVGSLEEAARVLPALGERVFLTTGRMGLAAFAGPELDAHWFLVRSVDAPEPPFPARVEVLLDRGPFTLAGEREILRAHRVDVVVTKDSGGVATAPKLTAAREAGIPVVLVRRPAGPEGVTCVATPGEAVAWVRGRLTARRGLSRSSPRP; this is translated from the coding sequence GTGCACGTACTGATTCTGGGGGGAACGACCGAGGGCCGCCGTCTGGCGGAGCTCCTCGCGGACGAGGCGGGGGTGCGGGTGACCAGTTCCCTGGCGGGTCGGGTCGCGGCGCCCCGGCTGCCGCCGGGCGAGGTGCGCGTCGGGGGTTTCGGCGGGGCGGAAGGCCTTGCGGCGTGGCTGCGGCAGCACCACGTGGACGCGCTCATCGACGCCACCCATCCTTTCGCCGGGACGATCTCGTTCAACGCGGCGACGGCCGCCGCCGGTGCCCATGTTCCCCTGCTCGCCCTGCGGCGGCCCGGCTGGGTCGCGTCGGAGGGGGACGACTGGCACGAGGTCGGTTCCCTGGAGGAGGCGGCGCGGGTTCTCCCCGCCCTTGGCGAGCGGGTGTTCCTCACCACGGGGCGGATGGGGCTCGCCGCCTTCGCGGGACCTGAGCTGGACGCTCACTGGTTCCTCGTACGTTCCGTCGACGCGCCCGAGCCGCCGTTCCCCGCGCGCGTGGAGGTGCTCCTCGACCGGGGGCCGTTCACGCTCGCCGGCGAGCGCGAGATCTTGCGCGCGCATCGGGTCGACGTGGTGGTGACGAAGGACAGTGGGGGCGTGGCGACGGCCCCGAAGCTCACCGCTGCGCGCGAGGCGGGGATCCCTGTGGTGCTCGTCCGGCGCCCCGCCGGGCCGGAGGGGGTCACGTGCGTCGCCACGCCGGGGGAAGCGGTTGCCTGGGTACGTGGGCGGCTGACGGCGCGTCGTGGCTTGTCGCGCAGTTCCCCGCGCCCCTGA
- a CDS encoding cobalamin biosynthesis protein CobG, protein MLAAMPPTSASSPKQGESLIRDRGDACPGALRLHRADDGLLARLRLPGGLLTGRQATVLALAAERLADGDLSITSRGNIELRGLGDACGAELSALLADAGLLPSERHERVRNVVASPLAGTDGTGHADVQLWARELDGLLCAEDWTPRLSGRFLFVLDDGRGDVAGLGGDVTLIAESGGTAVVGVGDLTYRVAGSDAPRAALAAAKAFLAAAHAAGNGAWRVRELPADQPVDLAEALEGAGVEAVGVGPGAVSPGGPPPPGVIGRAVSVHAPLGRVTVAQWRALLPLPADELRVTPWRGFVIPGFGDDAAARERLAVLDGVGLLTAPDSPWLGVGACTGRPGCAKSLADVRADAVPGHGPLPVHWSGCERRCGHPHGDWVDVLATGDGGYEVTLHAGGTTVPVNGGGTLTETVTTARTTTKPTATR, encoded by the coding sequence ATGCTCGCCGCCATGCCGCCCACCTCAGCATCCTCCCCAAAACAGGGCGAATCCCTCATACGCGACCGGGGTGACGCCTGCCCCGGAGCCCTCCGCCTGCACCGCGCCGACGACGGCCTCCTCGCCCGACTCCGCCTGCCCGGCGGGCTCTTGACGGGCCGTCAGGCAACGGTGCTGGCCCTCGCCGCGGAACGCCTGGCGGACGGCGACCTCAGCATCACCTCACGCGGCAACATCGAGCTGCGCGGCCTCGGCGACGCGTGCGGCGCCGAACTTTCCGCGCTGCTCGCGGACGCGGGCCTGCTCCCCTCCGAACGGCACGAACGCGTCCGGAACGTGGTGGCGTCCCCCCTCGCGGGAACGGACGGAACCGGCCACGCCGACGTCCAGTTGTGGGCCCGTGAGCTGGACGGACTCCTCTGCGCCGAGGACTGGACGCCCCGACTTTCCGGCCGCTTCCTGTTCGTCCTCGACGACGGCCGGGGAGACGTGGCCGGGCTCGGCGGCGATGTGACCTTGATCGCAGAATCGGGCGGGACGGCGGTGGTCGGGGTGGGGGACCTGACGTACCGGGTCGCCGGGAGCGACGCCCCGCGCGCCGCGCTCGCAGCGGCGAAGGCATTCCTCGCTGCGGCGCACGCGGCGGGCAACGGAGCTTGGCGGGTGCGGGAACTGCCCGCCGACCAGCCCGTAGACCTGGCCGAGGCGCTGGAGGGGGCGGGGGTCGAGGCGGTGGGGGTCGGGCCGGGGGCTGTGAGTCCGGGGGGCCCGCCGCCGCCCGGTGTCATCGGGCGTGCCGTCTCCGTGCACGCCCCGCTCGGGCGCGTCACCGTCGCTCAATGGCGGGCCCTGCTGCCGCTTCCCGCGGACGAGCTGCGCGTCACCCCGTGGCGCGGGTTCGTGATCCCCGGCTTCGGGGACGACGCGGCGGCGCGGGAGCGGCTGGCCGTGCTGGACGGCGTCGGGCTCCTCACCGCTCCCGACTCGCCCTGGCTCGGCGTCGGCGCCTGCACCGGCCGCCCCGGATGCGCCAAGTCCCTCGCCGACGTCCGCGCGGACGCGGTGCCGGGCCACGGGCCCCTGCCCGTCCACTGGTCCGGCTGCGAACGCCGGTGCGGGCACCCGCACGGCGACTGGGTCGACGTCCTCGCCACCGGGGACGGCGGCTACGAAGTGACGCTGCACGCCGGAGGCACCACCGTCCCCGTCAACGGCGGCGGCACCCTGACCGAGACGGTCACCACGGCACGTACCACCACGAAACCAACGGCCACGAGATGA
- a CDS encoding cobalt-precorrin-5B (C(1))-methyltransferase, which produces MSEAAKATGGRSAQLKHTGLRPGWTTGACATAATTAAYTALLTGDFPDPVTITLPKGQTPAFALAAEELGTSHAMAGIVKDAGDDPDVTHGALVRSTVRRLHAGAGVVFKAGPGVGTVTRPGLPLDVGEPAVNPVPRQMMRDHVTEVAARAGTTPDVEITLSVDHGEEIARSTWNPRLGILGGLSILGTTGIVVPYSCSAWIDSIRRGVDVARAAGRTHVAGCTGATSEKTVVAEYGLPEDALLDMGDFAGAVLKYVRRHPVDRLTICGGFAKLSKLAAGHLDLHSARSQVDKGFLAVLARRGGASEDLAAQVADANTGLAALQLCAAAGVPLGDLVAQTARDEALGVLRGAPVVVDVICIDRAGTVVGRSALK; this is translated from the coding sequence ATGAGTGAGGCAGCAAAGGCCACGGGCGGGCGCAGCGCCCAACTCAAGCACACCGGTCTGCGGCCCGGCTGGACGACCGGCGCCTGTGCGACGGCCGCCACGACGGCCGCGTACACGGCGCTGCTCACCGGCGACTTCCCCGACCCGGTGACCATCACCCTGCCCAAGGGGCAGACCCCCGCCTTCGCCCTCGCCGCCGAGGAACTCGGCACCTCCCACGCCATGGCCGGGATCGTGAAGGACGCGGGCGACGACCCGGACGTCACCCACGGCGCCCTCGTCCGGTCCACGGTGCGGCGGCTGCACGCGGGCGCGGGCGTCGTCTTCAAGGCGGGCCCCGGCGTCGGCACCGTCACCCGGCCCGGGCTGCCCCTGGACGTCGGCGAACCGGCGGTCAACCCCGTACCGAGGCAGATGATGCGCGACCATGTGACGGAGGTCGCCGCCCGCGCGGGGACCACGCCCGACGTGGAGATCACCCTCTCCGTCGACCACGGCGAGGAGATCGCCCGCTCCACCTGGAACCCGCGCCTCGGCATCCTCGGTGGCCTGTCCATCCTCGGGACGACCGGCATCGTCGTGCCCTACTCCTGCTCGGCGTGGATCGACTCGATCCGTCGGGGCGTGGACGTGGCGCGGGCGGCGGGGCGCACGCACGTCGCCGGGTGCACGGGGGCGACGTCGGAGAAGACGGTCGTCGCCGAGTACGGGCTGCCGGAGGACGCGCTGCTCGACATGGGGGACTTCGCGGGCGCGGTCCTCAAGTACGTACGCAGGCACCCCGTCGACCGTCTCACCATCTGCGGCGGCTTCGCCAAACTCTCCAAGCTCGCGGCGGGCCACCTCGACCTGCACTCGGCCCGCTCCCAGGTCGACAAGGGCTTCCTGGCCGTCCTCGCCCGCCGGGGCGGCGCATCCGAGGATCTTGCCGCGCAGGTCGCGGACGCCAACACGGGCCTGGCCGCACTCCAGTTGTGCGCGGCGGCCGGGGTGCCGCTCGGCGACCTCGTCGCACAGACGGCGCGCGACGAGGCGCTCGGGGTGCTGCGGGGCGCCCCGGTCGTGGTCGACGTCATCTGCATCGACCGGGCGGGGACCGTGGTGGGGCGCAGCGCCCTCAAGTGA
- the cobM gene encoding precorrin-4 C(11)-methyltransferase, producing the protein MTVYFIGAGPGAADLITVRGARRIASCQVCLYAGSLVPRELLAECPDGAQLVDTAQLNLDEITAELVRAHEQGLDVARLHSGDPSVFSAVAEQMRRLDAAGVPYEVVPGVPAFAAAAAALKRELTVPTVGQTVILTRIAQRATAMPEGEDLATLGRSGALLVLHLATGYVDRVVEELLPHYGADCPAAVVALASRPDEVILRGTLESIAGQVKEAGIVRTAVIMVGRTLGASQFRDSHLYSADRDRHTC; encoded by the coding sequence ATGACCGTGTACTTCATCGGCGCGGGACCCGGCGCCGCCGACCTGATCACGGTGCGCGGCGCGCGGCGGATCGCCTCCTGCCAGGTCTGCCTGTACGCGGGCAGCCTCGTGCCGCGCGAGCTGCTCGCGGAGTGCCCGGACGGTGCGCAGCTCGTGGACACCGCGCAGCTCAACCTCGACGAGATCACCGCCGAACTGGTGCGCGCGCACGAGCAGGGGCTCGACGTGGCGCGGCTGCACTCGGGCGACCCGTCCGTGTTCAGCGCCGTCGCCGAGCAGATGCGGCGGCTCGACGCGGCCGGTGTGCCGTACGAAGTGGTGCCGGGCGTCCCCGCGTTCGCCGCGGCGGCGGCCGCGCTGAAGCGGGAGCTGACCGTGCCGACCGTCGGCCAGACCGTGATCCTCACGCGCATCGCCCAGCGCGCGACCGCCATGCCCGAGGGCGAGGACCTGGCCACGCTCGGCCGCAGCGGCGCGCTGCTCGTCCTCCACCTGGCCACCGGATACGTCGACCGCGTGGTGGAGGAACTCCTGCCGCACTACGGCGCCGACTGCCCCGCCGCCGTGGTCGCCCTCGCCAGCCGCCCCGACGAGGTGATCCTGCGCGGCACGCTGGAGTCCATCGCCGGGCAGGTGAAGGAGGCGGGCATCGTACGGACCGCCGTCATCATGGTGGGCCGGACGCTGGGGGCCTCGCAGTTCCGCGACAGTCACCTGTACTCGGCGGACCGGGACCGTCACACCTGCTGA
- a CDS encoding precorrin-2 C(20)-methyltransferase, with translation MPTEQPMPTGQTSPTGQTPQGQLYGVGLGPGDPSLMTVRAVEVIASADVIAYHSARHGRSIARSIAAEHLRADHIEEALVYPVTTESTDHPGGYRGALDDFYEEAAARLAAHLDAGRTVAVLAEGDPLFYGSYQHMHKRLAHRYPTEVIPGVTSVSAAAARLGEPLVEAEEVLTILPGTLPEEELAARLASTDSAVVMKLGRTFGKVRGALERAGRLDEARYVERATMKGERTGSLAEVDPESVPYFSVAVLPSRVAPLTGGPAPEPSADPERGEVVVVGTGPAGPLWLTPETRGALAAADDLVGYTTYVDRVPHRPGQRRHGSDNRVESERAEFALELARRGRRVAVVSGGDPGVFAMATAVLEVASQDQFADVPVRVLPGVTAANAAAARAGAPLGHDYVTLSLSDRLKPWEVIAERLAAAAAADLVLALYNPGSRSRTWQVGKARELLLAHRTPDTPVVLGRDVGGPEESVRIVRLGDLDPAEVDMRTLLIVGSSQTQWVRRRGGRDQIVWTPRRYPEG, from the coding sequence ATGCCCACCGAACAGCCCATGCCCACCGGACAGACCTCCCCCACCGGACAGACCCCGCAGGGGCAGCTCTACGGCGTCGGGCTCGGCCCCGGCGACCCCTCCCTGATGACCGTGCGCGCCGTCGAGGTGATCGCGTCCGCCGACGTGATCGCGTACCACTCCGCACGGCACGGCCGCTCCATCGCCCGCTCGATCGCGGCCGAGCACCTGCGCGCCGACCACATCGAGGAAGCGCTGGTCTACCCCGTCACCACGGAGAGCACCGACCACCCCGGCGGCTACCGCGGCGCCCTCGACGACTTCTACGAAGAAGCCGCCGCCCGCCTCGCCGCCCACCTCGACGCGGGCCGCACCGTCGCCGTCCTCGCCGAGGGCGACCCGCTCTTCTATGGCTCCTACCAGCACATGCACAAGCGCCTCGCGCACCGCTACCCCACCGAGGTGATCCCCGGCGTCACCTCGGTGAGCGCCGCGGCCGCCCGGCTCGGCGAGCCGCTCGTGGAGGCCGAGGAGGTGCTGACGATCCTGCCCGGCACGCTCCCCGAGGAGGAGCTCGCGGCGCGCCTCGCGTCGACGGACTCGGCGGTCGTCATGAAGCTCGGCCGGACCTTCGGGAAGGTGCGCGGTGCCCTGGAGCGCGCCGGCCGCCTCGACGAGGCGCGGTACGTCGAGCGGGCCACCATGAAGGGCGAGCGCACCGGCAGCCTCGCGGAGGTCGACCCGGAATCGGTGCCGTACTTCTCCGTGGCGGTGCTGCCGAGCCGGGTCGCGCCGCTCACCGGAGGCCCCGCGCCCGAGCCTTCGGCCGATCCGGAGCGCGGCGAGGTCGTCGTCGTCGGTACGGGTCCCGCCGGACCGCTCTGGCTGACGCCCGAGACGCGCGGCGCGCTCGCCGCCGCCGACGACCTCGTCGGCTACACCACGTACGTCGACCGCGTGCCGCACCGCCCCGGACAGCGGCGGCACGGCTCCGACAACCGCGTGGAGTCCGAACGCGCCGAGTTCGCCCTGGAGCTCGCGCGGCGCGGGCGGCGCGTCGCCGTCGTGTCGGGCGGCGACCCCGGCGTCTTCGCGATGGCCACGGCCGTCCTGGAGGTCGCCTCGCAGGACCAGTTCGCCGACGTACCGGTCCGCGTGCTCCCCGGAGTCACCGCCGCCAACGCCGCGGCCGCCCGCGCGGGCGCGCCGCTCGGCCACGACTACGTGACCCTCTCCCTCTCGGACCGTCTCAAGCCGTGGGAGGTCATCGCGGAGCGCCTGGCCGCGGCGGCCGCGGCGGACCTGGTCCTCGCGCTCTACAACCCCGGCTCGCGGAGTCGCACCTGGCAGGTGGGCAAGGCGCGGGAACTCCTCCTCGCGCACCGGACGCCGGATACACCGGTCGTCCTCGGCCGGGACGTCGGAGGTCCCGAGGAGAGCGTGCGGATCGTACGCCTCGGGGACCTCGACCCCGCGGAGGTCGACATGCGGACGCTCCTGATCGTCGGCTCCTCCCAGACCCAGTGGGTCAGGCGCCGCGGGGGCCGGGACCAGATCGTCTGGACACCGCGACGGTATCCCGAGGGGTAG